GTTCTCCGCGTAGAACTCGCTCGGGCGGAGGAACACGCCGTCGCGAGACAGGGCACCCTGCAGGTATCGCTTGGAGAGCGGCACACGGTCGTACGGTCGCTCGCGCTCGTCGGTGAGAAGCACAATGCGGCCGTCCGGGTCCCGCTCGCGAATCGCGGGAATCGCGTTGAAACCGGCGAGCCCGCCGCCGACGATCACGTACTTCGCGTCGTCCATCGCACCTGGCTCCGGTCACGGCTTGTACGTCACGATGCGGCCCCAGTTCGCCGCCATGCCCCAGATGCCGCGGCGCACGATCTCGAGCTGGATGATCTGGCTGTGGTCCACGAACAGGTTCACGTCCGCCCCGTAGTTCTGGACGTACCAGGTGAAGACCTGAGGATCCG
This Thermoplasmata archaeon DNA region includes the following protein-coding sequences:
- a CDS encoding phosphosulfolactate synthase, which encodes HAAKRFLEAGAYLIMIESEGITENVKAWRTDVVSQITDALGTEKVMFEAADPQVFTWYVQNYGADVNLFVDHSQIIQLEIVRRGIWGMAANWGRIVTYKP